One genomic region from Labeo rohita strain BAU-BD-2019 chromosome 7, IGBB_LRoh.1.0, whole genome shotgun sequence encodes:
- the sall1a gene encoding LOW QUALITY PROTEIN: sal-like protein 1a (The sequence of the model RefSeq protein was modified relative to this genomic sequence to represent the inferred CDS: deleted 1 base in 1 codon) yields the protein MSRRKQAKPQHFQSDSQLVLTEHNGDTETNPDDSPCKDSGAHVCSRCCAEFFELSDLEQHQKNCTKNQLVLIVNENPVSPSGTFSPGSSPHNPDEQMNDTTNNADQAELTDLLEQNVLDKEEAMDTEMSGVSAPHNDGSGRMAGGSPLSGVGSSHGALGSTGSNLGNSVISASLPQLGNLTELGNFSMINSNVIIENLQSTKVAVAQFSQETRAAGGQRVAVPALMEQLLALQQQQIHQLQLIEQIRHQILLLASQSPELQAPPSSSPVTLGSGTSPLTTLSSHLSQQLAAAAGLAQSIASQSASISSLKQMANVVQLPQNNSSVGESSQNLGAPGPATVNAQPSDKRPGNAGSLHPQLGNPSLAKSSTPAFAMGSLLNPVANTLLPQPPPGNPIFSSALPSATTTVEDLNSLAALAQQRKGKPPNVSSFEPKSSSEDTFFKHKCRFCGKVFGSDSALQIHLRSHTGERPYKCNICGNRFSTRGNLKVHFQRHKEKYPHIQMNPYPVPEHLDNIPTSTGIPYGMSMPPEKPVTSWLDSKPVLSTLTSSVGMLLPPTIPSLPPFIKKEENNSVAISSPSHSAKSDSGPADAPMKNTDSVLEEGESTTLPTSNEKVEENNRLSSLITNMSSAVEGTIEYTTSNSPPMATNPLMPLMSEQFKAKFPFGGLLDPLQGSETSKLQQLVENIDRKVTDPNECVICHRVLSCQSALKMHYRTHTGERPFKCKVCGRAFTTKGNLKTHYSVHRAMPPLRVQHSCPICQKKFTNAVVLQQHIRMHMGGQIPNTPLPDNYPESMGSDAGSFDERNFDDLDNFSDENMEGIEDGPDSSIPDTPKSADASQDSLCSSPTPQESFGMESQERSANQGAEEEVHCDQGKSVENGVMEGDRFTNDSSSLGGDIESQSAGSPAVSESTSSMQAPSPSNGTIQQQKSPSLEDRQQRALSLDHISAGLMQSHSASPGALDLTSINSSKDPLSMLFPFRERGTLKNTACDICGKTFACQSALDIHYRSHTKERPFICTVCNRGFSTKGNLKQHMLTHQMRDLPSQLFEPNTSLASSPTPSILSVGPLSSMMKTEVNGFLHSLQPEVKEMPSALVTSSASTSPVLSAAPPRRTPKQHYCTTCGKTFSSSSALQIHERTHTGEKPFACTICGRAFTTKGNLKVHMGTHMWNSAPARRGRRLSVDGPMAFLGTNPVKFPELFQKDLTGRAGNGDPTSFWNQYAAAFSNGLAMKTNEISVIQNGGLPPPLSGSVGNGGSSPIGGLTGSMEKLHNSEPNPALAGLEKMASTENGTHFRFTRFMEDKEIVTN from the exons GGGACACGGAGACCAACCCGGACGACTCCCCCTGTAAAGACTCGGGTGCCCATGTCTGCAGCAGATGTTGCGCAGAGTTCTTTGAACTATCGGATCTTGAACAACACCAGAAGAATTGCACTAAGAATCAATTAGTTCTAATTGTGAATGAAAATCCAGTGTCTCCTTCCGGAACCTTCTCCCCAGGCTCCTCTCCTCATAATCCTGATGAGCAGATGAATGATACAACTAATAACGCAGATCAAGCAGAGTTGACCGACCTTTTGGAGCAGAACGTACTTGACAAAGAGGAGGCCATGGACACGGAGATGTCAGGAGTCTCTGCGCCCCATAATGATGGAAGTGGACGTATGGCAGGTGGCAGCCCGCTCAGTGGCGTTGGGAGCAGCCATGGAGCTCTGGGCAGCACTGGGTCCAATCTGGGGAACTCTGTCATCTCTGCCTCACTACCTCAGCTGGGTAACTTGACTGAGCTGGGCAACTTTTCCATGATCAACAGCAACGTCATCATTGAAAACCTACAGAGCACCAAAGTGGCTGTGGCCCAGTTCTCTCAAGAGACCAGAGCAGCGGGAGGGCAAAGGGTGGCTGTGCCAGCCCTCATGGAGCAGCTTTTGGCCCTACAGCAGCAGCAGATCCATCAGCTACAGCTCATCGAGCAGATTCGTCACCAGATTCTTCTGCTTGCCTCACAGTCACCTGAGCTCCAAGCACCCCCTAGTTCTTCCCCTGTGACTTTAGGTTCAGGTACTAGCCCACTAACCACTCTTAGTTCCCATTTGTCTCAACAGTTGGCAGCTGCTGCAGGGTTAGCACAGAGCATAGCTAGCCAGTCTGCAAGCATTAGCAGTTTGAAACAGATGGCTAATGTTGTGCAGCTACCTCAGAACAATTCCAGTGTGGGAGAGTCATCTCAAAACCTTGGAGCACCAGGTCCAGCTACAGTTAACGCCCAACCTTCCGACAAGAGGCCAGGTAATGCAGGAAGCTTGCATCCTCAGTTAGGAAATCCGTCACTTGCGAAGTCATCCACACCAGCCTTTGCAATGGGAAGCCTTTTGAATCCTGTGGCTAATACCCTTCTACCTCAGCCCCCACCAGGCAACCCAATATTCTCCAGTGCACTACCCAGTGCTACCACCACAGTTGAGGATCTCAACTCACTGGCTGCACTTGCTCAACAAAGAAAAGGCAAGCCACCTAACGTCTCCTCTTTTGAACCGAAGAGTAGCTCTGAGGATACGTTTTTCAAGCATAAGTGCAGGTTTTGCGGCAAGGTGTTTGGCAGTGACAGTGCTTTGCAGATTCACTTACGTTCTCACACAGGGGAGAGGCCATACAAATGCAACATATGTGGCAACCGCTTTTCCACCCGGGGTAACTTGAAGGTTCATTTTCAGCGTCATAAAGAGAAGTATCCACACATTCAGATGAACCCATACCCTGTCCCAGAGCACCTAGACAATATTCCTACGAGTACTGGCATTCCCTATGGTATGTCTATGCCTCCTGAGAAGCCAGTGACTAGCTGGCTCGATAGTAAACCTGTTCTGTCTACTCTGACATCGTCTGTTGGCATGTTACTTCCACCAACTATACCAAGCCTGCCTCCATTCATCAAGAAGGAAGAGAATAACTCAGTGGCTATAAGCAGCCCTTCTCATTCCGCTAAAAGCGACTCAGGTCCTGCTGATGCACCCATGAAGAACACAGATAGTGTGCTGGAAGAAGGGGAGAGCACAACCCTGCCTACCTCAAATGAAAAAGTTGAAGAAAACAACCGTTTGTCCAGTTTAATTACAAACATGAGCTCTGCAGTGGAGGGTACTATTGAGTACACCACCTCCAACAGCCCTCCGATGGCCACTAACCCTCTTATGCCCCTGATGTCAGAACAGTTCAAAGCTAAGTTTCCTTTCGGGGGTCTCCTTGATCCTCTCCAAGGTTCAGAAACATCGAAGCTTCAGCAACTCGTTGAGAACATCGACAGGAAAGTGACAGACCCTAACGAGTGCGTTATCTGCCACCGTGTTCTTAGTTGCCAGAGTGCACTCAAAATGCACTACCGCACACACACCGGGGAGAGGCCTTTCAAATGTAAAGTGTGTGGTCGTGCCTTCACCACCAAGGGCAACCTCAAGACTCATTACAGCGTCCATCGAGCTATGCCGCCACTGAGGGTCCAGCATTCTTGTCCTATTTGCCAGAAGAAGTTCACAAATGCTGTGGTGCTTCAGCAGCACATTCGCATGCACATGGGTGGTCAGATCCCTAACACCCCTCTTCCTGACAACTACCCAGAGTCCATGGGATCCGATGCTGGCTCATTTGATGAGAGAAACTTTGATGATCTTGACAACTTCTCAGATGAAAACATGGAAGGAATCGAGGACGGACCAGACAGCAGCATTCCAGACACACCAAAGTCAGCTGATGCATCTCAAGACAGCCTCTGTTCGTCCCCTACACCACAGGAGTCATTTGGCATGGAGAGCCAGGAGAGGAGTGCCAACCAGGGAGCAGAAGAGGAAGTGCACTGTGACCAAGGGAAATCAGTGGAGAATGGAGTAATGGAGGGAGACAGATTCACAAATGACTCCTCTTCGCTTGGAGGTGACATCGAAAGCCAAAGTGCCGGAAGTCCAGCTGTCTCTGAATCTACCTCTTCCATGCAAGCTCCATCACCCTCTAACGGTACTATCCAACAGCAAAAGTCACCTAGTCTGGAGGATCGGCAGCAGAGGGCATTGTCGTTGGACCACATTAGTGCGGGTCTCATGCAGTCTCATTCTGCCAGTCCTGGAGCTTTGGATCTTACTTCAATTAACTCATCAAAAGATCCCCTTAGCATGCTTTTCCCCTTCCGTGAGCGAGGCACCTTGAAGAATACagcatgtgacatctgtggcaaAACATTTGCCTGCCAGAGTGCCTTGGACATCCATTACCGAAGCCATACCAAAGAGAGACCGTTCATTTGCACAGTATGCAACCGGGGCTTTTCAACCAAGGGGAACTTGAAGCAACATATGCTGACCCACCAGATGCGAGATTTGCCCTCCCAGCTCTTTGAGCCTAACACCAGTCTTGCCTCCAGCCCAACTCCATCCATTCTGTCTGTTGGACCCTTGTCTTCTATGATGAAGACTGAGGTCAACGGCTTTCTGCATAGTCTTCAACCTGAAGTAAAAGAAATGCCCTCAGCACTGGTGACCTCATCTGCTTCCACCTCTCCAGTACTTTCAGCTGCCCCACCACGGAGGACGCCTAAGCAGCACTACTGTACCACTTGTGGGAAGACATTTTCCTCCTCCAGTGCCCTGCAAATCCACGAGAGAACCCATACGGGAGAGAAGCCCTTCGCTTGCACCATCTGTGGACGAGCATTTACCACCAAAGGAAATCTCAAG GTGCATATGGGTACCCACATGTGGAACAGCGCTCCTGCACGGCGTGGTCGCAGGCTTTCGGTAGATGGTCCCATGGCTTTCCTGGGCACGAACCCTGTAAAGTTCCCTGAGCTCTTCCAAAAGGACCTAACCGGTAGGGCAGGAAACGGAGACCCGACCAGCTTCTGGAATCAGTACGCAGCTGCTTTCTCTAACGGCCTGGCCATGAAGACCAACGAGATCTCTGTGATCCAGAACGGAGGCCTGCCCCCTCCACTGTCAGGGAGCGTGGGCAATGGGGGCAGTTCTCCGATCGGAGGCTTGACAGGCAGCATGGAAAAGCTGCATAACTCTGAGCCCAATCCTGCTCTGGCTGGCCTAGAA AAAATGGCCAGCACCGAGAACGGGACTCACTTTCGCTTCACACGCTTCATGGAGGACAAGGAGATAGTGACCAACTAG